The nucleotide sequence TTCTCTATCTTATATATTGCATAAGGAAAATTGGAATATCAGATTAAAATCCACAAAGTATTTAACCACCAAATCCTGGAATGTCAACTTTGAACTTATATTCGCCAACACTTactattataagtattatttttatcataactagctgagctacaaccctagttggaaaagaggggtgctataagcccaagggctccaactgggaaaatagcccaatgaggaaaggaaataacacatAGAATatcatgcctgagtgtaccctcaaacaagaaaattctagcccaagacggtggaaaacctatggcactacataagactaaagaacaatggttttgaagttaactccttgagcgaagaagatttttttttttttttatgttagtgtcgccaggtgtttgaggaaagaggagaatgcgtaaagaataggtcagactcttCCGTATatatttaggcaaaggaaaaattacccgTAACCGGagaaagagatccaatgtagtactatctggccactcaGAGAACTCAAtaactatagcggtagtatctcaacgggtggctggtgccttgtttAACCTACCATCCAAAGTAGAGAGAAATCCATATATGGGAGTAGTCTCTTTTTAAGAAATTACTTGACAATATTAATGTTTGCGGAATACCCCTCTAAGAATTTATATTCATTTCTCCAAAACTGCGTATTCAAAAGATATTGATCTGCTAATGATatgatgcttttatatatatatatatatatatatatatatatatatatatatatatatatatatatatatatatatatatatatatatatatatatatatatatatatatatatatatatatatatatatatatatatatatatatatatacactttcatatttacacagtgtatatatacaaatatgtatatatatatatatatatatatatatatatatatatatatatgtgtgtgtgtgtgtgtgtgtgtgtgtgtgtgtgtgtgtggatagaataaagcaatacaaaaaagaaaaaaaagtggacgCAAATAATTATAACTGAATAggtagagaaaaaataaacaatttcttcCCTTAAATTACGTTAGAAGAATTCTTACTACGActtatatttcttaaaaaacaaaACATGTATCCGTATGTATATGTAAAGAACCTCACATTCTCCATCTCAACCTTTTGAAACATGCATGTACTCACAGCTGTATACTTGGACAGAAACAATAAACGTAAACACAAAGGCCTTTTTAAGATTCTTCATATGAGCCAACAAATAAAACTATGAATAATTTCCCAGTTCATAAATGAACCAATGAATAATAACGAACTATATCAGTGTATACTCAATCTTTTAATGAAATAATTCATTTTGTTATGTTTGTTTAAGCATCGTAGAGTGAACTTCATTATATTATGTTTTCgtgaattatgttattattattattattattattattattattattattattattattattattattattattattattattattacctactaagctacaaccctaattggaaaagccggatactataatcccaagggctccaattgggaaaatagcccagtgaggaaaggaaacaagcaaaaataaaatattttaagaagagtaacaacactagaataaatatctcctatataacctatataaacttTATGGGCAAGAGACCGGCCCATTTTGGAGAGTCTTTTAAAGTTGTCACTGTGATTTATAAAAACATAAATCTATTTCTTCAAAGAATTTTCAAGATTTTATCTTATCAATTTTATGAAtactcgcacacaaacacacatacattatatatatatatatatatatatatatatatatatatatatatatatatatatatatatatatatatatgtatatatatatatatatatatataatggaaatctattttagggtgaggtagccatgttgtcctgatgtaagttcctaaaaggtcgcttcctagggtatatttgactacagtgatattcccagagaactttaccttaaggtatccagaattctaactccgggagcgaatatccctaaataatctcacagggatatcgcataatatcagaggatgtattcttgacacgtcacatagctatcttcaccccgaacagtattaacgctttaaggggttacagtgacaagaatctgaaacgaaaatgaaaagagatccactcataaggcatctctcctattctgtttccagtgtgtatctgatgaaggcggtagcgccctctttattccttttcgtgtagctctactactcagtgttttcccttgtgttctctcgttattttggatttaattcaacattttgatgacttcttcggcatcttctgcctctggaaagttgagtattatctttactgtgtataaatgtaagctcttgtcattttgaatttaatcaaaagtgatattaacgtaaacaagagctgttgcctacgagaggcatcctggatgctatcgctcgctatatatgggtcatttagttagctaaaCACTAccgagagcaacaacaacaacaacttcctgtgaccgcggtgcctcagatagtggcacagcctccaaccacgtaccagatggtacctcaacaagtggcgatacAGTCGCCAGATTTTAACCCAGTCCTTCGAAAGGCAAACttctcctttcgttcgaaagctagaggaacagccagaggttcttcaagacgcccttcaagaggtcggggatccaggggaggacgcggtcaaggaggcaaggcctcaggtccacaacagcggaagtaagatacttccagtaagagggagactacagctatttagggatcgctggaccttcaatccctgggcccacaacctaataaagaatggactaggatggagttggagcagtcctccacctcaatttcctcaactctcccaacactcaacccccgttctggaagaatatatccgagagctcttagacaaaagagttatCCGGAAAgtcaagtccataaaattccaaggaaggctgttttgtgttccaaagaaggactcagaaaaactcagagtcattctagacttgtcgccactcaacaagttcatagtgaactacaagttcagaatgctcacacttattattattattattattattattattattattattattattattattttcatttattatttaacaTCGTCTTCTGAAAGGTGAGGAGAGAAATGTACGGGAAATCTACCCATAGAGATGGCGATTCAAAAATGTCTCCAAGAATCTGAAAGTCTCCGAGGGCTCCAGGTTCCTCTATTgcttcgaagattattattattattattattattattattattattattattattattattattattattattattatttaacacatATTCTGAATGGAGAGAAGAGAAATGTAGGGGAAGTCTGCCCATAGAGTTGGCGATTCCAAAATGTCTCCAGGAATTTGAAACACTCCAGAAAGATCGTTTTGCGGCAAAAACCATTTCTTCGAAATAATGCTGATTCAGGTGACTGGATCTGTATTATTGAATATGGCTTTCAAATTGAACGAAGCGATTTCAATGTTTAAGGATATCATCGGAAGCAAAGGAAGATTTGTCTGGCCTCAAAATGCAGGATCGGCCCTTCAGGAGCAGACTCTTGCATGCGAGGACATGACGGTAaaacttcagggacagctgcgaactcttCAGGAGTCGGTGGTTTTCAAATgttttcgtggctactcccagaggcgCCACGCTTTGAAGACTGCAGTgtagtcgcctctcaggatggattcctcggcaggtggctGCAAGCGCTGTCCTTGGATAGAGGGCTGGTGGAAAGCCCgcgaggaactacagcggtgcgaacttgGATTGCACCAGATGGAGAGAAAAGCTttaagattcaaagatgaattgaaatcaacgtggttcgttggcaagcttctctCCGAATTTGACTTGGGAGAAATGAAGGAAGTCATTTCGAATGGAAACCAGAACGTTTACATCGGCATAGTAGATGCTGCTTCTGTCATTTTCGGCAGAATTATGCTAGTTCGAAGGAGGATGGCTGGAAACGATGTGGACAACAGCTCTCTTGAAGAATATGTTCCAGAAATGGAAAATGGATGCGATCTATTGGAACTCAAAATGGAGGACGAAGATCGAACTACTTTCTTGCTAAATCTTGAGGATGAAAATAATAAGTTACATGGACAACTAAATGAACTGAGAAGTATTGTAGATGAATTGAATAGAGCGAAAGAGACTCAAGAAAAGATGACGTTTGAGAAGGCATCTGAATACCAGAAACTGGAAGCTGAATGCGTCGAAAATGACCTTTGGATGAAAGAACTGGAAACTTTGTTGAAAATTCTTAAAGTAAAGAATgaagataataagaaaaatgaaaatgagaaaacgGAACAAATAAACATATTGAAACGTGATATTGACGAATTGAAGGATGAAAAGaagaaacttgaatctgaatgcgtcggtAAAGACCTtaaaatgaaggaacatgaaaatttggtgaaaattttcaaagaggaaaataagcaaagcaagaaagcactgagtgaggaagcagaacaagttaataatttgaaacttaaagttgaaactctgaaggatgaaaaagagaaacttgaatctgaatgcgtcggaaaaggccttaaaatgaaggaacatgaaaatttggtgaaaattcttaAACAGGcaaatgagcaaagcaagaaagcactgaatgaggaaacggaacaagttaataatttgaaacttgaagttgaaactctgaaggaagaaaagaagaaacttgaatctgaatgcgtcggaaaagaccttaaaatgaaggaacatgaaaatttggtgaaaattcttaAACAGGcaaatgagcaaagcaagaaagcactgaatgaggaaacggaacaagttaataatttgaaacttgaagttgaaactctgaaggaagaaaagaagaaacttgaatctgaatgcgtcggaaaagaccttcaaatgaaggaacatgaaaatttggtgaaaattcttaAACAGGcaaatgagcaaagcaagaaagcactgaatgaggaaacggaacaagttaataatttgaaacttgaagttgaaactctgaaggaagaaaagaagaaacttgaatctgaatgcgtcggaaaagaccttcaaatgaaggaacatgaaaatttggtgaaaattcttaAACAGGcaaatgagcaaagcaagaaagcactgaatgaggaaacggaacaagttaataatttgaaacttgaagttgaaactctgaaggaagaaaagaagaaacttgaatctgaatgcgtcggaaaagaccttcaaatgaaggaacatgaaaatttggtgaaaattcttaAACAGGcaaatgagcaaagcaagaaagcactgaatgaggaaacggaacaagttaataatttgaaacttgaagttgaaactctgaaggaagaaaagaagaaacttgaatctgaatgcgtcggaaaagaccttaaaatgaaggaacatgaaaatttggtgaaaattcttaAACAGGcaaatgagcaaagcaagaaagcactgaatgaggaaacggaacaagttaataatttgaaacttgaagttgaaactctgaaggaagaaaagaagaaacttgaatctgaatgcgtcggaaaagaccttcaaatgaaggaacatgaaaatttggtgaaaattcttaAACAGGcaaatgagcaaagcaagaaagcactgaatgaggaaacggaacaagttaataatttgaaacttgaagttgaaactctgaaggaagaaaagaagaaacttgaatctgaatgcgtcggaaaagaccttaaaatgaaggaacatgaaaatttggtgaaaattcttaAACAGGcaaatgagcaaagcaagaaagcactgaatgaggaaacggaacaagttaataatttgaaacttgaagttgaaactctgaaggaagaaaagaagaaacttgaatctgaatgcgtcggaaaagaccttcaaatgaaggaacatgaaaatttggtgaaaattcttaAACAGGcaaatgagcaaagcaagaaagcactgaatgaggaaacggaacaagttaataatttgaaacttgaagttgaaactctgaaggaagaaaagaagaaacttgaatctgaatgcgtcggaaaaggccttaaaatgaaggaacatgaaaatttggtgaaaattcttaAACAGGcaaatgagcaaagcaagaaagcactgaatgaggaaacggaacaagttaataatttgaaacttgaagttgaaactctgaaggaagaaaagaagaaacttgaatctgaatgcgtcggaaaagaccttaaaatgaaggaacatgaaaatttggtgaaaattcttaAACAGGcaaatgagcaaagcaagaaagcactgaatgaggaaacggaacaagttaataatttgaaacttgaagttgaaactctgaaggaagaaaagaagaaacttgaatctgaatgcgtcggaaaagaccttcaaatgaaggaacatgaaaatttggtgaaaattcttaAACAGGcaaatgagcaaagcaagaaagcactgaatgaggaaacggaacaagttaataatttgaaacttgaagttgaaactctgaaggaagaaaagaagaaacttgaatctgaatgcgtcggaaaagaccttaaaatgaaggaacatgaaaatttggtgaaaattcttaAACAGGcaaatgagcaaagcaagaaagcactgaatgaggaaacggaacaagttaataatttgaaacttgaagttgaaactctgaaggaagaaaagaagaaacttgaatctgaatgcgtcggaaaaAACC is from Palaemon carinicauda isolate YSFRI2023 chromosome 13, ASM3689809v2, whole genome shotgun sequence and encodes:
- the LOC137651773 gene encoding uncharacterized protein PF3D7_1120000-like; translated protein: MDSSAGGCKRCPWIEGWWKAREELQRCELGLHQMERKALRFKDELKSTWFVGKLLSEFDLGEMKEVISNGNQNVYIGIVDAASVIFGRIMLVRRRMAGNDVDNSSLEEYVPEMENGCDLLELKMEDEDRTTFLLNLEDENNKLHGQLNELRSIVDELNRAKETQEKMTFEKASEYQKLEAECVENDLWMKELETLLKILKVKNEDNKKNENEKTEQINILKRDIDELKDEKKKLESECVGKDLKMKEHENLANEQSKKALNEETEQVNNLKLEVETLKEEKKKLESECVGKNLKMKEHENLEEKKKLESECVGKNLKMKEHENLVKILKEENEQRKKALSEETEQVNNLKLEIETLKEEKKKLESECVGKNLKMKEHENLVKILKEENEQRKKALSEETEQVNNLKREVEELKNKKDEQKADLVRDYEKREFVCKTKDLEILQEKKDCGRV